The region tgttggaaatccagacttttaaagtgcccaaaggcaaaaaaatccgacagaaaaatagttcaaaatcagaaatctgcaatttgagagctcattttcaacatttccgtgatttttcctgcatttgattggatttccaagctttttccagcaacattggcaactggaattccagtcgttttcagaaagcagacttggaaatccagacatttcttagattgaaaagttactcctctatagggggtgtgcacctattttctggaatagcccattccattgTCTCTCCTTTCTCTCTCCCGCTCTCTTTATCAATCTCTCTAGTTGTCTCATAAGCTCTAGCCCTCTTCTTCTCACTCTTTCTATGGATAAATCATATGAAAATAAGCTCATATTTTGATATTTCCCTTCTATCCAGATATAATCTGACCACAGAAAGAAATCACCAGTGAGGGGGAGGGGTACCTTTCATCAGGAAGGACCCTCCCCTTCCCCTGCTGCTCTGGTATCATCCAGCTATAGAAACTTTAATATAGGTGAGTATTGTTATAGACATAATAATAAGCTATACGACCGCCGCGGCGGTCGGTACATTTTGTGACGTGTGCTATATCGCTCTGTACTACAGTATTAGTTTGGGTTTAAGGCGTACAACATGTTTGGTTTGTTACAAGTTTGATCAATATTTCAtattaaagtgtattaaaacttcCGTATTTAAAACAAATCTTTATCCCGTCATAACTTGCATCACTTAATTTCAGGTTGCTTCAAATAGAACAAAACATGGCTGGTTCGGGCACAGTAGACGATATCCTAATGGACGTGAAAGAGTCATTGGCTTCTGAGCAATTGCCAATTACCTTTATACTGGATGATCTTCAACGTAGTAAAACATTGACAAAGGAAGAGAAAATGGCAATCAAGAAGGAACCGAAGGAAGACAGACTGGATGCATTATTTGACCTCCTTGAAAATAAATCTCCGGAAGGATATGAACCGTTCAGAGAAAGTCTCAAAAAACGTGTACCCGACCTGTACAAAACGAATGTCAAACCCATAGAGGACAAATACAACTATAACACCGGTGAGCAAACTTtaacaaacatttttaaatgatttcTGCACAAATGGTAACGTCATTTGATAATAGTGCTTAGACCAAACATTGTTATACTTACAGAAGAAGAAAATCTTGCGAAACGTAAAAtggtaaatcaatcaatcaatcaattaatcaatcaatcaattcatcaatcaaCCAATTAAGTATTATATCCATAGCCCATTTGAAACGTACAATGGCATCTGTATGACTTTGTCGTTTAGTGTCTGCGCCACGTGTTCAAGTATGATCTTACGTTTGTGTTACTTAACCCTTATCCTTAAAGTGCATGTATTACCGCACTGTCGTCTgatttaaatgcaaatatttTCCGCATTGTGTTTATTTCAGATACAGTTGATTCAGGTGGACTCCACCAACAAGAGCAACAACCAACCAAACCAGATGGAAAGTCTGAAGTGCCAAAGTCTGTCAAGCCTCAGGTTAAGCCAGAACCCCAGATTGAGCCAGAACCCCAAGCTGAGCAGAAACCCCAAGTTCAGTCGAAACCCCAGGTTAAGCCAAAACCTCAAGTGAAGCCGAAACCCCAGGTTAAGCCGAAACCAACAGTGAAGCCAAAACCTCTGGTGAAGCCAAAACCAGGTGAGGAGTTTTAAGAAAGAGGTTGAAGACATATTTTCGTTCCTTTGCTCGTTCCCCGGCTCCTTACCATGCTTAACTTTCTCTCTCTTCTCCAGGTCCGTCGAAGATGCGGCTAGGATGTGGGAAACTTAATAACCGCGTTTTGTTTAAGAAATGCACGTGAACGCGATTTTGAGGCGTTTATCGTTTGTTTTTGTATCTTTGCGTTCAtgcacataccgtaaaacctcgtctacaagcatatagagtgcttctgatgaaagctaaattaatcccggtgtcattatggagtttgagcaaataaatgacagatccaagcatatacgagcaagtattattgtaagaccaatatttTGTACTGGCCTATTTAGTAGTTTCGTATgaacttagctttcatcaaaaacactatatatgctagACGACGTTTTACGGTTACGTATACTACGGTACTAtttaacaaattcaaaaattgtaaccatggtaacagtgtGGACCTGAGAATGGATCTAACAATACACGGGGAGAAAGTTATCATAATAATCATTTTGCTCCATTTCCACTAATGTGGGCCAAACTGGACAAGTCTAAAATTGTCTAGTGGTGTGGTTTGAGAAGATATCTGAGAGGATATCGGTTGAGGGTGGATTTGCTGTTTAAGTGGACCAGGTAAAGGTACCGAGACCTGTTTCGCTCGGTGATGGGGGCAAGTGCGGGAGAACAGCATGGGCAGTACCGAGGTggtcaaattttatatcattggGTAAACCTGGTACAAATAGCCCTTGATATGTGGGGACCATGAAAAAAGCAATGAGGTCGTCAAAGGTCAAGTGCTAAACTAGACGAAtcaaagtgtgtgaaaatattggatccaaaatataataatgataaaatttgatgctttacgcccactatttattggtctcgctatgagttttaaaatattggactcgattacgtctcgtccaatattagcttgaccaataaatatgggctcaatcgatccaattttatatcaaactgggTGTAcatcatccttgatatgagggaaaGGCGGAAAAGGTCAAactgaggtcatccgaggtcaaaggtcaaatgggggtCAAGTGATAATATTATCTGGcccgatttggcttaaacttggtataaatcatccttctatgaggaaaaaaaaaaaaaattaatctgggtcattcgaggtcaaatgGGGCCAAATGTTAATATTATCCCGATTGGATTTAAAATTGGTGCAAATCATCCTTGAAATGAGTGCAACATAAATAAGTCAATCTgaggtcatctgagatcaaaggtcatctagaggtcaaatgttaaagtttgttcaattggattaaacatggaaaacaactaattgataatgaaaaataTGTTTGACGTCAAATGCCATGTAGAAGTCATCAAAGACAGATGCCACCGCCTGAAATTAGTGGCTCTTGAGTCACACTAGCTCTAGTTACAACTCTCGCCGCCAGTTTTCACAGACTCATATTCTGATGTATtctgttttattattttctttatttaccaGTTGCCAGAGAACAATGGGACGTCATGATATCATATAGTTGGGGTCCAGAAGAAGAGGGTTTCCCATGTCAGAAGCGGATGTTGAAACTGAAGGAGCAATTGGAGAGATCTAATTTTAGTGTCTGGATGGATGCTCAAAAGATGCGTGAGTAGACTTTAAACGTTATTACAAAGGTACGCTAACAACTCGCTTAGCGGCGacttcaaaactcgaccggcagtgGAGTTTTGAAGCCGTCCCTTAGGCATGGTTCATTTTCATGTACACAAAAAACGCGCGTGATGAACAAGGCAGTGCCCCGGGCAGTGCCCGGGTAGTCAGTGTTCTACTTTCTCTGTATCTCGTTATTTATCTGGTAGTTATTTGTAATTGCTGTCTTTCAACCATATTATGTATTAATGTTGGCCGATTATCGCATAGAAATGGTAACATTTGTGTCACTAACAGCTAACTAACATGGTTCTAGTGACcaagtgacatcattgtactatgtaTAATTTTCAAAAGCAGCAGcattttgaccccaattctttgtacaacttttagatacTGGCTATAGGCGATGCATATGTGATGTAATTGTGCCGTGTAATATGCGGAAGGAGTAGCATATTAGtgaaaatcacagaaaattacaTTTTCGGCCATAGTGACCTTAGTTTTACCTTTAACATCGAGTTGTTCACATGACATTCGTGCCACCAGTCAATGGTTCTAGGGACTAAAGTGACATCATGTAATTTGCGGAAACAGCAGTATTTTAAAAGTATCTAGTTACATACCGGAAATGATCCttaaataacctttgaccccattactttgtacattgTTTAGACATTGGCTATAGCGGATACACGTGCATGTACAAGTGATATTATTGTGCTATGTAATGTGTGGACGGAGTAGTATTTTTAGtgaaaattacaagaaatcaCATTTTCGGTCATAGTGACCTTtgtatgacttttgacctctagTAGTTCACAAGAATTTTGTGACACTAGCCCATTGTTCCAGGTATTGGGCTACATACCGGAAATGACTcaaaatgatctttgaccccaattctgtgtacgaCTTTCAGACACTGGCTATAAcctatgcatgtgtgcaagtgacgacAGCACGgcgctatgtaatatgtggaaggaatagcattttagtgaaaatcatgtttttggccATTGGCAGAAAGTGGATAACCTTTGAACGGAATCTACCCTGACCCAATGGTCATGGTAACCAACTATGGTCAAACTGGCTCAAACCATATTGTGACGATGGCTAGTTATGTTGACAGAAGAATAAAACATGATTGCGCTCAAAGAGCGTGAACCTTAGTAATAGCCAATTGGGCCAGCTACAGCCCACAATGCCTATGAATCGATGACGTCATTGTGCAATGTAATTTGAAGGAGTAGCAGGTACTTTGTTTTTTAATGAACATAACgtgaaataatattttttggACATAATGGCCTTTGTATGACTTTTGACCTAGAGTTGTTCACGTGACATCTGTGCAAATGATTCTAGAGACCAAAATAATGTCATCATTGTTCTATAATGCAGAAGCAGCagaattttgaatgtatttggcTACGTACCGGAAATAACCGGGAATAACcctaaatgaactttgacccaaTTCATAGTAGAACTGTTATACACTGACTGTAGGTGATGCTTATGTCCAAGTGGCGTCATTGTGCTATGCAATGTGTGGAAGGAGTTGCAATTTAGTGGAAATTACAAGAAATCGCATTTTCGGCCATAGTGATCTTTTTATGACGTTTGACCTCGAGATGTGCGCATGACATTTGTGCCAGCAGCGTGCAGCCAGTGGCTCTAGTTGTCCTATGTAATTTGCGGAAGCAGCAGCATATTGAAGGTTTTTAGTAGCGAAATAATAATGAATTTGTTATGAAATTTTTTGTTCATCAGGAGGCAACATGGACGAAAAAATGGCGACAGCTATAGAGCGATCCTCAGTAATTCTACTGTGCTATTCTGAAAAATATCAACACAGTAAAAACTGTAAAAAAGGTATGCCCTTCTTGATTGTGAACTGGTATATTATTAGCCCTGAATAACATGCTTAGGGAACTTTTATCTAGAATCTTGTTCATTTTTTCCCTGAATATagaggcctatatttaaaaatcGGCAACTTCCACTAAAAATAGAATAATATGATATGGAAATTGTGACAAAAGTTTAAAAACGTGGACGGTGACGGTGCAAAACATAACAAAATTGCAGTTCATCCTATGGTAGCATGTGTATATTATACTCTATAatccgccgtagaagtgacgtcataatcggattaactgccatagcaatagaggaatacaatttttgaatagatcgccctgcactgtactacaagcagattgcactaatcacctgtgtatgtcagcaaacatagattgaatacaataccgctcttttcaaagatacctttctttgacatcgatggttcaatgcatcggtaccgcgtgaacgttgtagtgcagggcgatattgtcaaagttaatccgattaactacgtcacttctacggtgaatagTCTATGCTGTTCGTGATAGTACTATAATGTTGCTTCAAATTatatctgattttttttctcatattatactttttttacctcaaatttcCGTTTATTATGCTCACAATGTCacctattatgtgaaatgacCTTGATTCATTCAGATCAAATTCAAAAGCAAGGAGCAAAACAATAAACAGGGGACACGTTAAAGCTTCATAACATTGCAACCACATTACGACAACTTAATTAGTTGTatagttataggcctaatacTTATTATTTCGATACTTATTCCCACAGAAGCACAGTATGCAGACCATCTAAACAAGGATTTAGTCGTTTTGAAATTCGATGCTCATAGGCCTTCGGATTGGTTAGGTATTATGATCTGCAAGGAGATATATTATGATGTAACAACAGAAGAGGCCATGATGCAAAACCTGCCTGAAATCAAAAAGGCTATTGATGAAAAGCTCTCTTCAAAGGGTAAGTGCAGTTGTATAATGCTGAACCGTTAAGGTTAGGATAgatcatacccagcaaacactaaacgttttcgacttcatttgcaaaaggttgccagaaaacgtttaaatgtcggacaaatgacgtttaaatgtcgggataaaggacatataaagtgtataaaacgttttcataacattcacaaacatttgttgataacctaccgcaaatattctaacataattttaggtgatgcatatcaatttgtaagtgctctttagcaaagtcatagttcattgaatttacaaccgtatgacaaaactggCGAAAATAGTAGCTTTTTgctcaagatttgcaatttaaagagagctggccattgctcattctagtgaatctagtatatggacaatataagtgtgctttttcatttaatgacataaaatttgaaaaatattgtaagtaacacttgaggttttgactttcaaaacctacattttgtgcttggataggtatgagttttcaacagatttaccacattcgccttgttataacattgaattgcattaactgttgacctagtgacgaaaagtgtttttagggggaagtgttagctgattggatgaagggaacacttgaggtttcgacaaaaactaatcaaagaggcccatttttcagctagaagctccacagctcctGCGATGCTATGCActtaaccgtgtagtgtaatcaaagactgtgtggagataattcactgcttgcctatgagagctcttggacgaaaatgtgtgctcaggtgtatcgaggtggaaactgtgcccatgatggtttataagagaatcgatctgtatagaaacctttccatatgacaaaatatttggtaaaaaatgtttgcaaaaaatattttacaataacatattgAAGACATTTaagaaatattgttgcagtgtgttttcatacaaaacatttcaaaacgttttcatgacctttataataccCACCATTTAAATAAACGTTTTCTCCCAACCTTTACCCCGAATataacgtgtttaaaacgttatcgaaaacgtttttgtgtttgctgggaataggGTTAGAGCCTGATATCCCGGGGTGGCATGCACGTGTCCCACATAATAGGCCTACGCGACGTGCCGCGGCGATGAACCGGGGGAGGTCTCGTGAAAAGCTAATTTGCTTTTATTTTTACTGCTGCTGCTATGATCAATGGATCTAATGCAGATCTGGATCTAATAGGTCTACAGgataattataatttatttttgacaGGGGCgtatagccagcttttttggtcgggggggcaatataaaattacagttgcatcatacaatacatcatagagactgtatgtcttcgagcttctaaaaaggctttattgggatgatgtgcgcacgtagcgcgcaaaaatttggtattttacactattttcgcccattatcaggatggaaatgggCTTTATCTTTACTTAATTTATTTTTgacaggggtgtagccagcttttttggtcagggggagcaaaataaaaatttccgggcacagacgaaaaattacagttgcatcatacaatacatagagactgtattgGGATGGTGTGCGCGCGTCAGAGGAGCACTCTGCGACCCCGACTGCGACCCATCTTTAGTCCAGCCTTATATTCAGCTGATATTAGAGATATTATCGGAGACGTGCCTAGAATAACATAAGCGGCCAAAAGCGGCCCATGTGATCAGGTCTGGTGGTACtagctaaaacatgtaaaatggttCATTTTATTTTGCAAAGTGGAATTAATGCAATGGTCTTTCTATTATTTATACACAGCAACACAACAGGTGCCACGCCCACACGCGCCTCCATCATCCCACAAACATGACGGTAAGTACCGGGGTAATTCCCTgtgaaattatgaaaataatacTTCTTATTATATGGGCTCATCTGGAATATTATTTTACGCCATTCGACCAACGTTTTCGACTAGCGCCGTCCTATGCCATTCGATAAGAAGGGTTAAAGAGTTTGAGCTTGTGATACAGaatgcagatccgtcggataacgctttttcaatgggaaatgaactttgctgcttggatgatgagGTTAGGATTACTGGGTTAGAGGGTTAGagttccgtattgaaaagcgtgttccgacggatctgcactcgaccggcctcgatAGAGTTGCTAACAAATTAATTCCTAATAAAATAATGTCAGTAATTGACTTATTATATGAGGACGAGAGTAAACATATGGAACGTGTATTAGAAATCTTTCAGATCAATTTATATGTAGTTATATATATGCAATATTTGTTTTAGGCGCAATGAATTAGAGTCGAATAACGTTAACATTCCAGATGAGCACATATTTTAGTGCTTATAAGCTCAAACACTAACCTTCCGACCTTCTCCGATCCATTCAAATACCCTTGTGACATTACTTCGCTACCAAATTAAGTcgtaataaaatatttttattaattgacTTCCGATTGATATTAGAAATATCTCAGCTCTCAGGTCAGCAATACATCTCCCTCCGGCTCTCCCTCTCCTtaagtccgacgagtaggacctgttttttcttgTTTATCAGACCAGGAAAGGAGAACCAAATCCGACTCCCAGTGGGGGTACCCACTCAGGCTGCTCCCAAAATGACCAAAGTCGTCTTTGGCGAAAATTGTGACCGAGCAAAACGACTCAGACATTTTTTTTCGAGTATCCCCGTCTCTCAAAAATCTGGATACGCCCCTCCCTGTCTCCCTCATTTCTCGCACTGTCGTATTAAAGCCTATAACCAAAAACAATGGTACTTATAATTTAAACAGTCACtgtttcatcatttttgagaaatataTAGCGGTATATTGtacttatttctatttttattttatttttttgcacttCAGATTTGATACAAAAAATAGCCGAAGACTTGAAAGAAACATACGAGAGCACTTATTGTAAGAAGCAAATTTGCCCCTGGAAACCTAACGAATGGATGGACCTGGATGACATCTATGTACCAATGACAATTGACGATACCTTGCCCGGAGAGTTTACAATTAAAGAGCGTATGAAATCTTATGCGGATATCCTGAAAAGAAACCAGGATGGCCGTCGATTTCTTTAGTAGGCGATCCGGGACGAGGGAAGTCCGTTTTTTGTGCCAAGATAGCATACGACTGGTGCAAGAAAAACCCATTATCGGCAATGAAGCATACTAAACTCTTATTCATCCTTCAGTTGGGGTTGATAGATCATACAACCAATCTAGAAGATGCAATTCGAGAACAGTTGCTGAGTACTAGTATTGCCATCGATAATGACACTCTGCGCCAGATCACCAGCGAATGCAAGGAATCTTGTTTGATTGTCTTGGATTCGTTTGATGAAACAGAAATGGATATCTTGGCGAAGAAGCAAAACAATGGAAACATTGTAGAAGTCATTAGGTACAAGCATCTTAGAGGATGTCGCGTTCTTATTACAACACGACCTTGGCGGGAGGGTGAAATAATCAACCAATACGGCTCGAAGTATAAAAGGCTTCAGCTAAAACCATTAAGCAAGTCTGATGTACTCGACCTTGTGGGAAATTATTTCAACCGCTCCAAAGATGATCTTGCAGCACCTGGTCTATCCAAGTTGGGCAAACGTCTGTCACAGTGTATACAAAGAAATGAGATTGTCATTGACCTTAGTACCCCAATGCTGGTCATTTTAGTGTGCAGCCTCTTCGAAGGAAGTCGCGGGAGAAAAATTCCCAACAGATTGGGAGAATTGTACCATTCAGTTCTTTCCATGCTGGGTAAAAGCAAACTTTCTTCTCCCGCAAGTGTGGTAAGTACTAATTTGAAAGTGAATGACTtatgtgaccttgaaatgaccttattAGATTTGCTTCACTTATTGCTCATCATTTCTACCAAGTTTAATTAAAATCCTACAATATGTTCCTTTTTTTACTTGAGATGAttcctgatgaccttgaaatgacgtTTTGGCTTTACATGGTTAATATgaacttgacccaaatgaccttTTAAGAGTGATTATTACTTTCCTGAAATTTCAagaacatacaataatgcctgccttatttgaccttaaatgacctcaGATTAACAATGTACAAATGATCTGAATGTTATCTGAACGAATCCAACGAGGCAAATGATGGTCAGGATTCATTTGGCCATTACTGTGTCCCCTCCGCACCaaattggtgttgtgactgcctaATTGGGTGCATTAAAGCCGCATAAAattcgatgttatattgtattgtgcgGTGCtctaaactttcatcattcttttgcctacgtgtaacacgggtgatgtgATGGAATGCAAATTAAAATCCCCGCccaggccgcatcatttcacattttaggtggaatggAGCCGACGCATCGTCGTCCCCGTCGCGAGGGACCCAGATGCATGAATTGGATTCGTTTATAGCTATTTTATTTGACCTCTATAATGACTAGGTCAAATGTCGTATTTTAAGTTAAGGAGGACCTATGCAGGTGACATTTTTATATAGacttattaaaataaaaagtgtgTCTTGTTATGTATTCATATAATCCGAAAGAACGTTCTCAAAATTATGTTTTATGCGAGTCGATAtgtatatgcaaatgaggtgaggttaaaggtcaaaagAGTTAAGACACGAGGGAAAATGTGAATCCCCCCAACAAATGTGTACTTAAGGAgatcattatttttatttgttatctAGATATGTCGACGCAGTTAATTTTCTATGTTTTAATATAGCTTTGTAACTTATTAAATGCAGACTTCTCAAATATTTGTGCTTTGTGTTGCCATAGAAACTAATTATTAAACAAATTGAATTGTTTTCTCTGGATTTGAAGTCAACACCTCATAAATCAAAACGTGAACCACGTATAAACATCTGTGCCGAATTTCATGCCCATAGACCCAGGGAAAGTGGAAAAGTTTTTGAGGCAAAATTCCGACATGGCTGAGTTTTCATTTTGAGATGGCATTTttagtctagaaacactaaattattttttatccatgtttttgggaaaatgttattgtaacataTTGATATTTATGTTGGATTATATTTTGCCTgaattactgttaaatatcaaaaatatcaatttttaatcatttgccataaaatgtgtattatatcgcgaatttcacaaaatcaaaattatttgatatcagaaggacattcttcgtatttagaatgcattcgatatgtctgatgtgctctattaaGTCCCACAacaaaatactgcccaaacgttcataccccatccctttagAGCTCTCTAACCCACCTTTGCatggtatttttgtgggacctgagagcatatcagacaaaCCAATTGTAGGCTATCTAAATACCCGGGCTAAATACgcggaatgtccttctgacaatgtctgatatcaaataattttgatttgattttaattcgtgatataatacaaatttatggcaaattaaatattaaaaattgacgcTGGAAgtataaactttatcaatctaatgctATATGGGCCTACTTAAAGTGTacatgtagctggaaggaaaagccgaccatcattgacctttcgtattaataCATGAAGTTTCATGAAGTTTATTGAGTGTTTATCCCTTAAACACTCTATACTTATAGGCCTACTTGGCTCAAATTACCTCCAAACCTCGttgaagacctaattttttttaagtCTTTTGGAAaacttcatgtaggcctataggcctatctcCAATACAAAAAGCCGGGacaaaaggttaacattttcaattattGTTCCTTATGATTAGAAGTCAAGTTAATATCATATtggcccgggggggtcactcccattgtggcctgtacaccatccgcgataatgaaaacgcgtaaaaagggttgtttttcgtgggtaggcacgatccgCGCGTATCGCgattagggtgtcaaaaacatgaaaaattggaaaaaagggtagcaaaattgcaatttctaaatacgcggaaatgaaatttagggtatgaaatttgatgcaaggaatgaaattcctgtttagggtgtcgttttagccaagggttaaatccttgtttggggtgcttttcaaaagttgattatcgcggatggtgtacaggccacaatgggagtgacccccccgggcataTTGGTCATCCGCTGCTTTTATTTTCCATCATCACGATCTTCTTTTCATTTCCTTTCTAGTTTTATACCTTCCCCACCCACCCTGCGGATTTGACTTTGATTGTCAGCCCCAcccacccccccttttttttttctcaaacacAGCGGCGTAGAAAGCGTTAGAAGGGAAGGGGTTGGTGCAGAGCCACAGACATTTTCAGGGACAAAATGAAGACGACTTTTGGCAAAGGACAAGACAAGCTGGAACAGAAAAAATAACCTAACCATATTaccggtatataggcctacgtgttttATACCACGTGGTTGGGTGTCTGAAAAACGTGGCAGGA is a window of Amphiura filiformis chromosome 2, Afil_fr2py, whole genome shotgun sequence DNA encoding:
- the LOC140146448 gene encoding uncharacterized protein translates to MAGSGTVDDILMDVKESLASEQLPITFILDDLQRSKTLTKEEKMAIKKEPKEDRLDALFDLLENKSPEGYEPFRESLKKRVPDLYKTNVKPIEDKYNYNTDTVDSGGLHQQEQQPTKPDGKSEVPKSVKPQVKPEPQIEPEPQAEQKPQVQSKPQVKPKPQVKPKPQVKPKPTVKPKPLVKPKPVAREQWDVMISYSWGPEEEGFPCQKRMLKLKEQLERSNFSVWMDAQKMRGNMDEKMATAIERSSVILLCYSEKYQHSKNCKKEAQYADHLNKDLVVLKFDAHRPSDWLGIMICKEIYYDVTTEEAMMQNLPEIKKAIDEKLSSKATQQVPRPHAPPSSHKHDDLIQKIAEDLKETYESTYCKKQICPWKPNEWMDLDDIYVPMTIDDTLPGEFTIKERMKSYADILKRNQDGRRFL
- the LOC140146450 gene encoding NLR family CARD domain-containing protein 4-like, encoding MKHTKLLFILQLGLIDHTTNLEDAIREQLLSTSIAIDNDTLRQITSECKESCLIVLDSFDETEMDILAKKQNNGNIVEVIRYKHLRGCRVLITTRPWREGEIINQYGSKYKRLQLKPLSKSDVLDLVGNYFNRSKDDLAAPGLSKLGKRLSQCIQRNEIVIDLSTPMLVILVCSLFEGSRGRKIPNRLGELYHSVLSMLGKSKLSSPASVEDLIDKLGEVAVKGLTPGYTNLVFGETDFPGSVFSVASEIGVLTEKHQTGKWQFFHKSVQEFCAGYFLSNVEKS